CAGCGGACCGAAATCCCAAAAACCCTGCAGACCGCCGTATTTTTCTCCCGAAGGGAAAATAAATCCCCTCTGTTTACACAGGGAAACCAGTTTTTCCATTTTATCCTGTTCGGTATTTTTATTCATATTGTTAATTAAATTTATATTTCAGTATTAATAATTAATATTCAATCTAGAGTTCAGGTGCTTTTTCAATCCGAATTGTTCCACCCTGTTCTAAAACCACTACATCCCTTCGTCCGATTTTCCCTGAAAGCATTGATTTTGCCAGAGAGCTGTCCACTTGTTCCTGGATTACTCTGCGCAAAGGCCTGGCTCCCATTTCCGGATTGAAACCGGCTCTGGCCAGTTCTATGATAGCCCCTTCATCCGCACGCAGTATTATTCCTTTTTTTGCCAGCTGGTTTGCCACCTTATTCAGTTCCAGTTCGGCGATCGTTACTACTTGTTCAAAATCAAGCGGTTTAAACACAATCACTCCGTCGAACCGGTTTAAAAATTCCGGCTTGAATGAGCGCTTCAATATTTCATCGTTTAGCTGTTTGGTAATCTGTTCAATAGTCAGTCCCATCCGCATTCCGTCCTGGATTTCCGCGGTTCCGGCATTGGAAGTTGCGATTAAAATCAGATTCGTAAAATCAACCGTCCTGCCGGCACCATCCGTCAATCTGCCGTCATCCATCACCTGCAAAAATACATCCAAAATATTCGGGTGCGCTTTTTCCAGTTCATCCAGCAATAATAAAGAGAATGGCGCGGACCTGACAGCTTCGGTCAGATATCCTCCGGAGCTGGCGCCCCGATAACCCGGTGGCGCACCTATTAGACGGGCAAGCGAAGTCATATCCTGATATTCTGACATGTCTAGCCTGATGATCTTTGCTTCACTGCCAAAATACACGTCAGCGACCGTCTTTGCCAGTTCAGTCTTTCCTACGCCGGTCGGGCCAACAAATAAAAAGTTGGCAATTGGCCGATTAATGTCCCGTAATTCTGCACGGGCACGGCGTAGAGATTCTGAAACCATCTTCACTGCTTCGTCCTGACCGACTACTCTTTCGTGAATCTTTTCTTCCAGATTCATCAGCAATGACTCTTCCTCGGCTGTAACTCTGGTCACCTTCACATTTGTTTTTTCAGAAAGTACGGTTGCTATTTCTTCGCGGGTAACCACCGTATTTTCACCTTTTGTTTCACGGGTATAGACTGCCGCTTCTTCAATAATATCCAAAGCTTTTGAAGGTAAATAACGGTCATGAATATACTGACGGGATAATTTAACCGCGCTTTCTATGGCCTCATAAGAAAAAAATACTTTATGCCGATATTCTATCCCGCCGGAACGCGCTTCCAATACTTGAATTGCGGCATTATCATCCATCTCTTCCACTTTCACAACCTGGAATCTTCGCATGAATGAATCATTGTTTTTGAGATACATGTTAAAATCCGTAGTTGTAGCAACACCAATAACCTGTATTACCCCTTGGGACAGGGCGTTGGCTAAAATTCCGGCGGCATCCTGTGCCCCGCCGGTACTTCCGGCGCCAATTAAATTTGCAATGTCATCAATGAACAAAACAACATTTCCGGCTTGAGACGTTTCTTTGATTGCTGTCAGCATTCTATTTTCAATTTCTCCCTGCGCTCTAGCTCCCGCCACCATCGCGCCGGTATCCAAACCCACCAATCTCTTATCCTGCAAAACTTTTGGCACATCTTCGGCTGTCATTCTTTCTGCGATACCTTCTCCAATAATTGTTTTTCCCACGCCCGAATCACCGACCAAAAGCACATTTCCGATTCTTTGTTCCAGGATTCTGATCGCTTCTTCCACCTCTTTCTTTCTGCCGATCAGAGGAAAAAGAGCGCCCGCCCGCGCAGCCAATGTCAGATCCCTGCTGAAACTGTCCAACATCGGAGTCGGCCGTGCGGTCATCGCGCGGTTCATGATCCCTTTCGGCTTGAGCTGCGCTTTGGACCGGTACTGTCTCCATTTTGCCCTTAAAATTTTATTGATATAAATCCATTCCGCTACATTTTGCAACTTGCTGTGGTCAACTTCCAAATCATACAAAATATCTTTGGCCTGTTTTTGTGTCCGGGTCATAACGATCAAAAGCTCTGTAATATCAACCTTACTTCTTCTCAGAACGCTGGCTTCTTCATATGCCAAAAATAGCAGTTGATAAAACTCCGGAGAGAATCCTGTTTGCGAGCCGACTGTGTTTTCATCTGCTTTAAGCGCTCGCAGGACTTTTTCACTCAATGTCTTCATGCTGATTCCCAGTCGTGCAAAAATTGTGGTACTTTGCTGAATATTCAACATGGAAGCCAATAGATGAATTGAACGGACTTCTGTTTGTTTCAGCCTGTTTGCCAGTTTCCATGCTTCCTCAACACTTTTTAGTGCTTCCTCGGAAAAAGTTTTACTGATATCTATTTTCCTTTTTTTCGGCAAAAGAGCTGCCTGATCATACGACAGTTCAACGGCCGGAGGGATAATTTGAGACCGGCTGTGTTTCTTTACCGTATTACGATGACTTGCTTCCTGATCCATCCGATATGCAATATATAAATTACCCAGCATGCTGATCCAGAAAAGCAGGATTCCCGGCTTTCTAAGATAAAGAAAGTTTTCAAATGACTTAATTGATCCGGCAAATTTTAATATCGTTAAAAAAC
This sequence is a window from Patescibacteria group bacterium. Protein-coding genes within it:
- a CDS encoding ATP-dependent Clp protease ATP-binding subunit, which translates into the protein MPSENNELNNKEQAIKLIPCDRCNGYSRLISSKEEVMCSKCQGLGMFAFYFGDVLFWGKKMNTLSILEEKMERAVRITINGMLILLSVAGLIFGFLTILKFAGSIKSFENFLYLRKPGILLFWISMLGNLYIAYRMDQEASHRNTVKKHSRSQIIPPAVELSYDQAALLPKKRKIDISKTFSEEALKSVEEAWKLANRLKQTEVRSIHLLASMLNIQQSTTIFARLGISMKTLSEKVLRALKADENTVGSQTGFSPEFYQLLFLAYEEASVLRRSKVDITELLIVMTRTQKQAKDILYDLEVDHSKLQNVAEWIYINKILRAKWRQYRSKAQLKPKGIMNRAMTARPTPMLDSFSRDLTLAARAGALFPLIGRKKEVEEAIRILEQRIGNVLLVGDSGVGKTIIGEGIAERMTAEDVPKVLQDKRLVGLDTGAMVAGARAQGEIENRMLTAIKETSQAGNVVLFIDDIANLIGAGSTGGAQDAAGILANALSQGVIQVIGVATTTDFNMYLKNNDSFMRRFQVVKVEEMDDNAAIQVLEARSGGIEYRHKVFFSYEAIESAVKLSRQYIHDRYLPSKALDIIEEAAVYTRETKGENTVVTREEIATVLSEKTNVKVTRVTAEEESLLMNLEEKIHERVVGQDEAVKMVSESLRRARAELRDINRPIANFLFVGPTGVGKTELAKTVADVYFGSEAKIIRLDMSEYQDMTSLARLIGAPPGYRGASSGGYLTEAVRSAPFSLLLLDELEKAHPNILDVFLQVMDDGRLTDGAGRTVDFTNLILIATSNAGTAEIQDGMRMGLTIEQITKQLNDEILKRSFKPEFLNRFDGVIVFKPLDFEQVVTIAELELNKVANQLAKKGIILRADEGAIIELARAGFNPEMGARPLRRVIQEQVDSSLAKSMLSGKIGRRDVVVLEQGGTIRIEKAPEL